A genomic segment from Saimiri boliviensis isolate mSaiBol1 chromosome 14, mSaiBol1.pri, whole genome shotgun sequence encodes:
- the ANGEL2 gene encoding protein angel homolog 2 isoform X1, which produces MEAWRCVRKSYGHCVVGRGRYPMFSHHSRSLGRDWTTPWENLQRCCWNRHISSCMRWPGHYSQVPYPYFSSRHFSLNWRPPCLFESRTQFQYCNWRPDNLSQTSLIHLSSYVMNAEGDEPSSKRRKHQGVIKRNWEYMCSHDKEKTKILGDKNVDPKCEDSENKFDFSVMSYNILSQDLLEDNSHLYRHCRRPVLHWSFRFPNILKEIKHFDADVLCLQEVQEDHYGAEIRPSLESLGYHCEYKMRTGRKPDGCAICFKHSKFSLLSVNPVEFYRPDISLLDRDNVGLVLLLQPKIPCAASPAICVANTHLLYNPRRGDIKLTQLAMLLAEISSVAHQKDGSFCPIVMCGDFNSVPGSPLYSFIKDGKLNYEGLAIGKVSGQEQSSRGQRILSIPIWPPNLGISQNCVYEVQQVPKVEKTDSDLTQTQLKQTEVLVTAEKLSSNLQHHFSLSSVYSHYFPDTGIPEVTTCHSRSAITVDYIFYSAEKEDVAEHPGAEVALVGGLKLLARLSLLTEQDLWTVNGLPNENNSSDHLPLLAKFRLEL; this is translated from the exons ATGGAAGCCTGGCGCTGTGTGAGGAAGAGCTACGGCCACTGTGTGGTGGGAAGAGGCCG ATACCCCATGTTTTCCCATCACTCGAGGAGTCTGGGCAGAGACTGGACTACACCGTGGGAGAATCTGCAAAGGTGTTGCTGGAACAGACATATTTCTAGTTGTATGAGGTGGCCTGGACATTACTCTCAAGTTCCTTACCCATACTTCAGTAGTAGGCATTTTTCACTAAATTGGAGACCACCCTGTTTGTTTGAGTCTAGAACTCAGTTCCAGTACTGTAACTGGAGACCTGACAACCTGAGCCAGACATCTTTGATTCATCTCTCTAGTTACGTCATGAATGCTGAGGGAGATGAGCCTTCATCAAAACGAAGAAAACACCAAG GCGTGATAAAGCGGAATTGGGAATATATGTGTAGCCACGATAAAGAAAAAACGAAGATCCTAGGAGATAAAAATGTTGATCCCAAATGTGAAGACAGTGAGAACAAGTTTGACTTTTCAGTGATGTCCTATAATATACTTTCACAAGATTTATTGGAAGATAACTCTCACCTTTATAGACATTGCCGGCGGCCAGTATTACACTGGAGTTTTAGGTTTCCCAAtattctgaaagaaattaaacactTTGATGCAGAT gtACTTTGTTTGCAAGAAGTTCAAGAAGATCATTAtggagcagagatcaggccaAGTTTGGAATCACTGG GTTATCACTGTGAATATAAGATGCGGACAGGAAGGAAACCTGATGGCTGTGCTATTTGCTTCAAACATTCCAAATTTTCACTCTTATCAGTGAACCCAGTGGAATTCTACCGCCCTGATATTTCTCTGTTGGACAGAGACAATGTTGGATTAGTTTTACTCTTACAGCCCAAAATTCCATGTGCTGCCTCTCCTGCAATCTGCGTAGCAAATACGCATCTATTGTATAATCCAAGGCGAGGTGATATTAAGCTGACCCAATTGGCAATGCTACTGGCAGAGATTTCCAGTGTTGCCCACCAGAAAGATGGCAGCTTCTGCCCTATTGTTATGTGTGGTGACTTTAATTCTGTTCCTGGTTCTCCACTATATAGTTTCATAAAGGATGGAAAATTGAATTATGAAGGACTTGCCATAGGAAAG GTATCTGGCCAGGAACAGTCTTCACGGGGACAAAGAATTTTATCTATTCCCATTTGGCCCCCAAACCTAGGTATCTCACAGAACTGTGTGTATGAGGTACAGCAGGTACCAAAAGTAGAAAAGACAG ATAGTGATCTGACACAAACACAGCTGAAGCAAACAGAGGTCCTAGTGACAGCTGAAAA ATTATCTTCAAATTTACAACACCATTTCAGCTTGTCATCTGTTTATTCACATTACTTTCCTGACACTGGAATTCCAGAAGTGACCACCTGTCATTCCCGAAGTGCCATAACTGTGGACTATATTTTCTACTCTGCAGAAAAGGAAGATGTTGCTGAGCACCCAG GAGCTGAAGTTGCTTTGGTTGGTGGCTTGAAACTTCTAGCTAGACTGTCACTTCTTACAGAACAAGACTTATGGACTGTTAATGGACTTCCAAATGAAAATAACTCTTCAGATCATCTGCCATTATTGGCAAAGTTCAGACTTGAGCTCTGA
- the ANGEL2 gene encoding protein angel homolog 2 isoform X4: protein MEGVIKRNWEYMCSHDKEKTKILGDKNVDPKCEDSENKFDFSVMSYNILSQDLLEDNSHLYRHCRRPVLHWSFRFPNILKEIKHFDADVLCLQEVQEDHYGAEIRPSLESLGYHCEYKMRTGRKPDGCAICFKHSKFSLLSVNPVEFYRPDISLLDRDNVGLVLLLQPKIPCAASPAICVANTHLLYNPRRGDIKLTQLAMLLAEISSVAHQKDGSFCPIVMCGDFNSVPGSPLYSFIKDGKLNYEGLAIGKVSGQEQSSRGQRILSIPIWPPNLGISQNCVYEVQQVPKVEKTDSDLTQTQLKQTEVLVTAEKLSSNLQHHFSLSSVYSHYFPDTGIPEVTTCHSRSAITVDYIFYSAEKEDVAEHPGAEVALVGGLKLLARLSLLTEQDLWTVNGLPNENNSSDHLPLLAKFRLEL, encoded by the exons ATGGAAG GCGTGATAAAGCGGAATTGGGAATATATGTGTAGCCACGATAAAGAAAAAACGAAGATCCTAGGAGATAAAAATGTTGATCCCAAATGTGAAGACAGTGAGAACAAGTTTGACTTTTCAGTGATGTCCTATAATATACTTTCACAAGATTTATTGGAAGATAACTCTCACCTTTATAGACATTGCCGGCGGCCAGTATTACACTGGAGTTTTAGGTTTCCCAAtattctgaaagaaattaaacactTTGATGCAGAT gtACTTTGTTTGCAAGAAGTTCAAGAAGATCATTAtggagcagagatcaggccaAGTTTGGAATCACTGG GTTATCACTGTGAATATAAGATGCGGACAGGAAGGAAACCTGATGGCTGTGCTATTTGCTTCAAACATTCCAAATTTTCACTCTTATCAGTGAACCCAGTGGAATTCTACCGCCCTGATATTTCTCTGTTGGACAGAGACAATGTTGGATTAGTTTTACTCTTACAGCCCAAAATTCCATGTGCTGCCTCTCCTGCAATCTGCGTAGCAAATACGCATCTATTGTATAATCCAAGGCGAGGTGATATTAAGCTGACCCAATTGGCAATGCTACTGGCAGAGATTTCCAGTGTTGCCCACCAGAAAGATGGCAGCTTCTGCCCTATTGTTATGTGTGGTGACTTTAATTCTGTTCCTGGTTCTCCACTATATAGTTTCATAAAGGATGGAAAATTGAATTATGAAGGACTTGCCATAGGAAAG GTATCTGGCCAGGAACAGTCTTCACGGGGACAAAGAATTTTATCTATTCCCATTTGGCCCCCAAACCTAGGTATCTCACAGAACTGTGTGTATGAGGTACAGCAGGTACCAAAAGTAGAAAAGACAG ATAGTGATCTGACACAAACACAGCTGAAGCAAACAGAGGTCCTAGTGACAGCTGAAAA ATTATCTTCAAATTTACAACACCATTTCAGCTTGTCATCTGTTTATTCACATTACTTTCCTGACACTGGAATTCCAGAAGTGACCACCTGTCATTCCCGAAGTGCCATAACTGTGGACTATATTTTCTACTCTGCAGAAAAGGAAGATGTTGCTGAGCACCCAG GAGCTGAAGTTGCTTTGGTTGGTGGCTTGAAACTTCTAGCTAGACTGTCACTTCTTACAGAACAAGACTTATGGACTGTTAATGGACTTCCAAATGAAAATAACTCTTCAGATCATCTGCCATTATTGGCAAAGTTCAGACTTGAGCTCTGA
- the ANGEL2 gene encoding protein angel homolog 2 isoform X3 produces MFSHHSRSLGRDWTTPWENLQRCCWNRHISSCMRWPGHYSQVPYPYFSSRHFSLNWRPPCLFESRTQFQYCNWRPDNLSQTSLIHLSSYVMNAEGDEPSSKRRKHQGVIKRNWEYMCSHDKEKTKILGDKNVDPKCEDSENKFDFSVMSYNILSQDLLEDNSHLYRHCRRPVLHWSFRFPNILKEIKHFDADVLCLQEVQEDHYGAEIRPSLESLGYHCEYKMRTGRKPDGCAICFKHSKFSLLSVNPVEFYRPDISLLDRDNVGLVLLLQPKIPCAASPAICVANTHLLYNPRRGDIKLTQLAMLLAEISSVAHQKDGSFCPIVMCGDFNSVPGSPLYSFIKDGKLNYEGLAIGKVSGQEQSSRGQRILSIPIWPPNLGISQNCVYEVQQVPKVEKTDSDLTQTQLKQTEVLVTAEKLSSNLQHHFSLSSVYSHYFPDTGIPEVTTCHSRSAITVDYIFYSAEKEDVAEHPGAEVALVGGLKLLARLSLLTEQDLWTVNGLPNENNSSDHLPLLAKFRLEL; encoded by the exons ATGTTTTCCCATCACTCGAGGAGTCTGGGCAGAGACTGGACTACACCGTGGGAGAATCTGCAAAGGTGTTGCTGGAACAGACATATTTCTAGTTGTATGAGGTGGCCTGGACATTACTCTCAAGTTCCTTACCCATACTTCAGTAGTAGGCATTTTTCACTAAATTGGAGACCACCCTGTTTGTTTGAGTCTAGAACTCAGTTCCAGTACTGTAACTGGAGACCTGACAACCTGAGCCAGACATCTTTGATTCATCTCTCTAGTTACGTCATGAATGCTGAGGGAGATGAGCCTTCATCAAAACGAAGAAAACACCAAG GCGTGATAAAGCGGAATTGGGAATATATGTGTAGCCACGATAAAGAAAAAACGAAGATCCTAGGAGATAAAAATGTTGATCCCAAATGTGAAGACAGTGAGAACAAGTTTGACTTTTCAGTGATGTCCTATAATATACTTTCACAAGATTTATTGGAAGATAACTCTCACCTTTATAGACATTGCCGGCGGCCAGTATTACACTGGAGTTTTAGGTTTCCCAAtattctgaaagaaattaaacactTTGATGCAGAT gtACTTTGTTTGCAAGAAGTTCAAGAAGATCATTAtggagcagagatcaggccaAGTTTGGAATCACTGG GTTATCACTGTGAATATAAGATGCGGACAGGAAGGAAACCTGATGGCTGTGCTATTTGCTTCAAACATTCCAAATTTTCACTCTTATCAGTGAACCCAGTGGAATTCTACCGCCCTGATATTTCTCTGTTGGACAGAGACAATGTTGGATTAGTTTTACTCTTACAGCCCAAAATTCCATGTGCTGCCTCTCCTGCAATCTGCGTAGCAAATACGCATCTATTGTATAATCCAAGGCGAGGTGATATTAAGCTGACCCAATTGGCAATGCTACTGGCAGAGATTTCCAGTGTTGCCCACCAGAAAGATGGCAGCTTCTGCCCTATTGTTATGTGTGGTGACTTTAATTCTGTTCCTGGTTCTCCACTATATAGTTTCATAAAGGATGGAAAATTGAATTATGAAGGACTTGCCATAGGAAAG GTATCTGGCCAGGAACAGTCTTCACGGGGACAAAGAATTTTATCTATTCCCATTTGGCCCCCAAACCTAGGTATCTCACAGAACTGTGTGTATGAGGTACAGCAGGTACCAAAAGTAGAAAAGACAG ATAGTGATCTGACACAAACACAGCTGAAGCAAACAGAGGTCCTAGTGACAGCTGAAAA ATTATCTTCAAATTTACAACACCATTTCAGCTTGTCATCTGTTTATTCACATTACTTTCCTGACACTGGAATTCCAGAAGTGACCACCTGTCATTCCCGAAGTGCCATAACTGTGGACTATATTTTCTACTCTGCAGAAAAGGAAGATGTTGCTGAGCACCCAG GAGCTGAAGTTGCTTTGGTTGGTGGCTTGAAACTTCTAGCTAGACTGTCACTTCTTACAGAACAAGACTTATGGACTGTTAATGGACTTCCAAATGAAAATAACTCTTCAGATCATCTGCCATTATTGGCAAAGTTCAGACTTGAGCTCTGA
- the ANGEL2 gene encoding protein angel homolog 2 isoform X5 encodes MCSHDKEKTKILGDKNVDPKCEDSENKFDFSVMSYNILSQDLLEDNSHLYRHCRRPVLHWSFRFPNILKEIKHFDADVLCLQEVQEDHYGAEIRPSLESLGYHCEYKMRTGRKPDGCAICFKHSKFSLLSVNPVEFYRPDISLLDRDNVGLVLLLQPKIPCAASPAICVANTHLLYNPRRGDIKLTQLAMLLAEISSVAHQKDGSFCPIVMCGDFNSVPGSPLYSFIKDGKLNYEGLAIGKVSGQEQSSRGQRILSIPIWPPNLGISQNCVYEVQQVPKVEKTDSDLTQTQLKQTEVLVTAEKLSSNLQHHFSLSSVYSHYFPDTGIPEVTTCHSRSAITVDYIFYSAEKEDVAEHPGAEVALVGGLKLLARLSLLTEQDLWTVNGLPNENNSSDHLPLLAKFRLEL; translated from the exons ATGTGTAGCCACGATAAAGAAAAAACGAAGATCCTAGGAGATAAAAATGTTGATCCCAAATGTGAAGACAGTGAGAACAAGTTTGACTTTTCAGTGATGTCCTATAATATACTTTCACAAGATTTATTGGAAGATAACTCTCACCTTTATAGACATTGCCGGCGGCCAGTATTACACTGGAGTTTTAGGTTTCCCAAtattctgaaagaaattaaacactTTGATGCAGAT gtACTTTGTTTGCAAGAAGTTCAAGAAGATCATTAtggagcagagatcaggccaAGTTTGGAATCACTGG GTTATCACTGTGAATATAAGATGCGGACAGGAAGGAAACCTGATGGCTGTGCTATTTGCTTCAAACATTCCAAATTTTCACTCTTATCAGTGAACCCAGTGGAATTCTACCGCCCTGATATTTCTCTGTTGGACAGAGACAATGTTGGATTAGTTTTACTCTTACAGCCCAAAATTCCATGTGCTGCCTCTCCTGCAATCTGCGTAGCAAATACGCATCTATTGTATAATCCAAGGCGAGGTGATATTAAGCTGACCCAATTGGCAATGCTACTGGCAGAGATTTCCAGTGTTGCCCACCAGAAAGATGGCAGCTTCTGCCCTATTGTTATGTGTGGTGACTTTAATTCTGTTCCTGGTTCTCCACTATATAGTTTCATAAAGGATGGAAAATTGAATTATGAAGGACTTGCCATAGGAAAG GTATCTGGCCAGGAACAGTCTTCACGGGGACAAAGAATTTTATCTATTCCCATTTGGCCCCCAAACCTAGGTATCTCACAGAACTGTGTGTATGAGGTACAGCAGGTACCAAAAGTAGAAAAGACAG ATAGTGATCTGACACAAACACAGCTGAAGCAAACAGAGGTCCTAGTGACAGCTGAAAA ATTATCTTCAAATTTACAACACCATTTCAGCTTGTCATCTGTTTATTCACATTACTTTCCTGACACTGGAATTCCAGAAGTGACCACCTGTCATTCCCGAAGTGCCATAACTGTGGACTATATTTTCTACTCTGCAGAAAAGGAAGATGTTGCTGAGCACCCAG GAGCTGAAGTTGCTTTGGTTGGTGGCTTGAAACTTCTAGCTAGACTGTCACTTCTTACAGAACAAGACTTATGGACTGTTAATGGACTTCCAAATGAAAATAACTCTTCAGATCATCTGCCATTATTGGCAAAGTTCAGACTTGAGCTCTGA
- the ANGEL2 gene encoding protein angel homolog 2 isoform X2: MDALRSMRYPMFSHHSRSLGRDWTTPWENLQRCCWNRHISSCMRWPGHYSQVPYPYFSSRHFSLNWRPPCLFESRTQFQYCNWRPDNLSQTSLIHLSSYVMNAEGDEPSSKRRKHQGVIKRNWEYMCSHDKEKTKILGDKNVDPKCEDSENKFDFSVMSYNILSQDLLEDNSHLYRHCRRPVLHWSFRFPNILKEIKHFDADVLCLQEVQEDHYGAEIRPSLESLGYHCEYKMRTGRKPDGCAICFKHSKFSLLSVNPVEFYRPDISLLDRDNVGLVLLLQPKIPCAASPAICVANTHLLYNPRRGDIKLTQLAMLLAEISSVAHQKDGSFCPIVMCGDFNSVPGSPLYSFIKDGKLNYEGLAIGKVSGQEQSSRGQRILSIPIWPPNLGISQNCVYEVQQVPKVEKTDSDLTQTQLKQTEVLVTAEKLSSNLQHHFSLSSVYSHYFPDTGIPEVTTCHSRSAITVDYIFYSAEKEDVAEHPGAEVALVGGLKLLARLSLLTEQDLWTVNGLPNENNSSDHLPLLAKFRLEL, encoded by the exons ATGGATGCTTTGAGGAGTATGAG ATACCCCATGTTTTCCCATCACTCGAGGAGTCTGGGCAGAGACTGGACTACACCGTGGGAGAATCTGCAAAGGTGTTGCTGGAACAGACATATTTCTAGTTGTATGAGGTGGCCTGGACATTACTCTCAAGTTCCTTACCCATACTTCAGTAGTAGGCATTTTTCACTAAATTGGAGACCACCCTGTTTGTTTGAGTCTAGAACTCAGTTCCAGTACTGTAACTGGAGACCTGACAACCTGAGCCAGACATCTTTGATTCATCTCTCTAGTTACGTCATGAATGCTGAGGGAGATGAGCCTTCATCAAAACGAAGAAAACACCAAG GCGTGATAAAGCGGAATTGGGAATATATGTGTAGCCACGATAAAGAAAAAACGAAGATCCTAGGAGATAAAAATGTTGATCCCAAATGTGAAGACAGTGAGAACAAGTTTGACTTTTCAGTGATGTCCTATAATATACTTTCACAAGATTTATTGGAAGATAACTCTCACCTTTATAGACATTGCCGGCGGCCAGTATTACACTGGAGTTTTAGGTTTCCCAAtattctgaaagaaattaaacactTTGATGCAGAT gtACTTTGTTTGCAAGAAGTTCAAGAAGATCATTAtggagcagagatcaggccaAGTTTGGAATCACTGG GTTATCACTGTGAATATAAGATGCGGACAGGAAGGAAACCTGATGGCTGTGCTATTTGCTTCAAACATTCCAAATTTTCACTCTTATCAGTGAACCCAGTGGAATTCTACCGCCCTGATATTTCTCTGTTGGACAGAGACAATGTTGGATTAGTTTTACTCTTACAGCCCAAAATTCCATGTGCTGCCTCTCCTGCAATCTGCGTAGCAAATACGCATCTATTGTATAATCCAAGGCGAGGTGATATTAAGCTGACCCAATTGGCAATGCTACTGGCAGAGATTTCCAGTGTTGCCCACCAGAAAGATGGCAGCTTCTGCCCTATTGTTATGTGTGGTGACTTTAATTCTGTTCCTGGTTCTCCACTATATAGTTTCATAAAGGATGGAAAATTGAATTATGAAGGACTTGCCATAGGAAAG GTATCTGGCCAGGAACAGTCTTCACGGGGACAAAGAATTTTATCTATTCCCATTTGGCCCCCAAACCTAGGTATCTCACAGAACTGTGTGTATGAGGTACAGCAGGTACCAAAAGTAGAAAAGACAG ATAGTGATCTGACACAAACACAGCTGAAGCAAACAGAGGTCCTAGTGACAGCTGAAAA ATTATCTTCAAATTTACAACACCATTTCAGCTTGTCATCTGTTTATTCACATTACTTTCCTGACACTGGAATTCCAGAAGTGACCACCTGTCATTCCCGAAGTGCCATAACTGTGGACTATATTTTCTACTCTGCAGAAAAGGAAGATGTTGCTGAGCACCCAG GAGCTGAAGTTGCTTTGGTTGGTGGCTTGAAACTTCTAGCTAGACTGTCACTTCTTACAGAACAAGACTTATGGACTGTTAATGGACTTCCAAATGAAAATAACTCTTCAGATCATCTGCCATTATTGGCAAAGTTCAGACTTGAGCTCTGA